A single region of the Blattabacterium sp. (Cryptocercus kyebangensis) genome encodes:
- the argC gene encoding N-acetyl-gamma-glutamyl-phosphate reductase — protein sequence MIEVGIIGGTGYTSGELIRLIINHSKARINSVVSRSEPGNLIHSVHQDLLGEIDDFKFTDSLSKEIDVVFICSGHGQSRKELKNISESIKVIDLNQDFRIINHSVFRDRNFIYGLPELQKDIIKKSSNIANPGCFSTAILLAILPLAKEKLLKKDIHISAITGSTGSGKRNLDTNHFSWRNNNISSYKIFKHQHLKEIKQTIRQIQNNFHSEIYLIPYRGNFSRGIIVTLYTYSSFPLEKNKEIYKEYYKNHPFVEISNTNVDVKQVVNTNKCILYLLKEKDQLIVISVIDNLIKGASGQAIQNMNLLFNLDETCGLRLKSVRF from the coding sequence ATGATTGAAGTAGGCATTATAGGAGGGACTGGATATACTTCTGGAGAATTAATTAGATTAATAATTAATCATTCAAAAGCAAGGATCAATAGTGTGGTTAGCCGAAGTGAACCAGGAAATTTAATTCATTCGGTTCATCAAGATTTATTAGGGGAAATAGATGATTTTAAGTTTACTGATTCCTTAAGCAAGGAAATTGATGTAGTATTTATATGTTCAGGACATGGACAATCTAGAAAAGAATTAAAAAATATATCAGAAAGTATAAAAGTGATTGATCTTAATCAAGATTTTAGGATTATAAATCATTCAGTTTTCAGAGATAGAAATTTTATTTATGGATTACCAGAATTACAGAAAGATATCATTAAAAAATCTAGTAATATTGCCAATCCAGGATGTTTTTCTACAGCTATTCTTTTAGCTATTTTACCTTTAGCTAAAGAAAAATTATTAAAAAAGGATATTCATATAAGTGCGATAACTGGTTCCACAGGATCTGGTAAAAGAAATCTAGATACGAATCATTTTAGCTGGAGAAATAATAATATTTCTTCTTATAAAATATTTAAACATCAGCATTTGAAAGAAATAAAACAAACTATTCGTCAAATACAAAATAATTTCCATTCGGAAATTTATCTTATTCCTTATAGAGGAAATTTCTCTAGAGGTATTATAGTTACTTTATATACTTATTCTAGTTTTCCTTTAGAAAAGAATAAGGAAATCTATAAGGAATATTATAAAAATCATCCATTTGTAGAAATATCGAATACAAACGTTGATGTAAAACAAGTGGTAAATACCAATAAGTGTATTTTGTATCTTCTTAAAGAAAAGGATCAACTAATTGTTATAAGTGTTATAGACAATCTTATAAAAGGAGCTTCTGGTCAAGCTATACAGAATATGAACCTTTTATTTAATTTGGATGAAACTTGTGGTTTGAGATTAAAATCCGTTCGTTTTTAA
- a CDS encoding argininosuccinate synthase domain-containing protein yields MKIKVRVSHEEDTKYASLICKKIQESAKIRGTGIAKKDPEYIKSKMINGNAVIAFCNGKIAGFIYLEVFQNQEFVVNSGLIVFPEFRKKGLANIIKIEIFKLSRKKFPNSKIFSITTSHSVIRMNTKLGFNPVSFSELTQSEEFWKGCKSCANFDILTRNKRKMCLCTGLLYNPYKSYEDENVKKKNLEDLILGDKIVLAYSGGLDTSYCLKYLIQKGYEVHTVIINTGGFKEEELKKIEERALNIGSKSHKTIDAIEDYYQNCIKYLIFGNILKNNTYPLSVSSERIFHAIKIAQYATLIKAKAIAHGSTGAGNDQIRFDIAFQIICPDKITLSPIRDLRISRKEEIEYLRNSGIYICWDKAKYSINKGIWGTSIGGKETLTSYQDFPDEAYPTKLSRKKSENLELEFEKGELVSVNKEKEDAIKNILKIEKIASKFAIGRGIHIGDTILGIKGRVAFEASAAIIIIKAHHLLEKHILTKWQLYWKDQLSNWYGMLLHEAQYLDPVMRDIEMFLNSTQERLTGTVYIILHPYRFHLVGIKSEFDLMESNMAQYGEMNYAWTAEDVKGFTKILSNQMKMYHNLNKNKKE; encoded by the coding sequence ATGAAAATAAAAGTTAGAGTATCTCATGAAGAGGATACAAAATATGCTTCCTTAATTTGCAAAAAAATACAGGAATCAGCAAAAATTAGAGGAACTGGTATTGCTAAGAAAGATCCAGAATATATTAAATCAAAAATGATTAATGGAAATGCAGTAATTGCTTTCTGTAATGGAAAAATAGCAGGGTTTATTTACCTTGAAGTTTTTCAAAATCAAGAATTTGTTGTTAATTCTGGTTTAATTGTTTTTCCTGAATTTAGAAAAAAAGGATTGGCAAATATTATAAAAATTGAAATATTTAAACTTTCTAGAAAAAAATTTCCAAATTCTAAAATTTTTAGCATTACAACAAGCCATTCCGTGATTAGAATGAATACAAAATTGGGTTTTAATCCTGTTTCTTTTAGTGAATTAACTCAATCAGAAGAATTTTGGAAAGGATGTAAAAGTTGTGCTAACTTCGATATATTAACCAGAAATAAAAGAAAAATGTGTCTTTGTACAGGTCTTTTATATAACCCATATAAATCTTATGAAGATGAAAACGTTAAAAAAAAGAATCTAGAGGATTTAATTCTTGGTGATAAAATTGTTTTGGCCTATAGTGGTGGTTTAGACACATCTTATTGCTTAAAATATCTTATCCAAAAAGGATACGAGGTGCATACAGTGATTATTAATACAGGAGGATTTAAAGAAGAGGAATTGAAAAAAATTGAAGAAAGAGCTTTAAATATTGGATCTAAATCACACAAAACTATCGATGCTATAGAAGATTATTATCAAAATTGCATAAAATATCTTATATTTGGAAACATTCTTAAAAACAATACCTATCCACTTTCAGTAAGCTCTGAAAGAATTTTTCATGCTATTAAAATTGCACAATATGCCACTCTTATTAAGGCAAAAGCGATAGCTCATGGGAGTACAGGAGCCGGGAATGATCAAATTAGATTTGATATAGCTTTTCAAATTATTTGTCCAGATAAAATTACTTTATCCCCTATAAGAGATTTAAGAATTTCCAGAAAAGAAGAAATTGAATATTTACGAAATAGTGGTATATACATTTGTTGGGATAAGGCAAAATATTCTATTAACAAAGGAATTTGGGGAACTAGTATCGGAGGAAAAGAAACTTTAACCTCTTACCAAGATTTTCCAGATGAGGCCTATCCAACAAAATTAAGCAGAAAAAAAAGTGAAAATCTAGAATTAGAATTTGAAAAAGGAGAATTAGTAAGTGTTAATAAAGAAAAGGAAGACGCTATAAAAAATATCCTAAAAATTGAAAAAATAGCCTCCAAATTTGCTATAGGAAGGGGGATACATATAGGAGATACTATTTTAGGTATTAAGGGAAGAGTGGCTTTTGAAGCTTCTGCAGCTATTATTATTATTAAAGCCCATCATTTGTTGGAAAAACATATTCTTACAAAATGGCAACTTTATTGGAAAGATCAATTATCCAATTGGTATGGAATGTTGCTTCATGAAGCTCAATATTTAGATCCTGTCATGCGTGATATAGAAATGTTTTTAAACAGTACACAAGAAAGACTTACTGGAACCGTATATATAATTTTACATCCTTATAGATTTCATTTAGTTGGAATTAAATCTGAATTTGATTTAATGGAATCTAACATGGCTCAATACGGAGAAATGAATTATGCTTGGACGGCAGAGGATGTTAAAGGTTTTACAAAAATATTGAGTAATCAAATGAAAATGTATCATAATTTAAATAAAAATAAAAAAGAATAA